Below is a genomic region from Streptomyces ferrugineus.
CTCGACGCCCGCACGGTACGGGCGATCCAGGACACCGCGGCACGCGCCGCGCTCGCCGTCGGGATACGCAACGGCATCGCCCACACCGAGGTGAAGCTCGCCCCGGGTGGCGAGCCGGTCGTCATCGAGACCGGGGCCCGGCTGCCCGGGGACAACATCTGCGAGCTCGTCGAGGCCGCGACCGGCGTCAGTGAGGCGGCCGCCTACCTGCGAGCCGTGACCGGGCGGGTGCCGCACACCGAGCCGACCCGGGACGCCGCGGCCGCGCTGCGGTTCGTCCTGCCGGAGCGGGCGGGAGTGTTGGAGTACGTCGTCATCCCCGAGGCGCCCGGCACGCACAGCCGGATCCACATCCGTCCCGGCGAGCGGGTGCCCGAACCCGCCGACAGTTCCGGCCGGGTCGGGCATGTCCTGGCGCGCGCCGCGTCCGTCGACGAGGCCCGCCGCCTCGCCGCCCAGGTCGTCGCCGACACCCGAGTGAAAGTGAGCTGATCCGTGCCCAGCCCCGTACGGAGGATCGCGTTCCTGCGGTCCGTGGAGATCCGACGCGCCGACCCCTACATCCAGCGATGCGTCCGCGAGCTGTCCCGGCTCGGCGTCGAGAGCCGCCTGTTCCACACGCACGGCACGGCGGACGACGGGGACTTCCCCGGCGCCCGGCGCCGCCTCGACGCCGCCGTCACCCCCGCCGAACTCGCCCAGGAGGTCGCCGACTGGGGCGCGGACGCCGCCGTCTCCATCTCCCTGCCGTGCGAGAACGCCCTGCGGGACGCCACCGTCAAGGAGTTCCTCGAAGCCCGGGGCATCCCCACGGTGATGACCCCGCTGGCATCGACCTTGGCCCTGACCGACAAGTGGGAGACCAAGCGGCTTCTGGCTCGCGCCGGCCTCGACACCCCGCGCGGCTTCAAGGCCGACTCCGATCTGCTGGCCGGGCGCGGCGTGGCGGTTCCCGCGTACGCGGACGCCCTGCGCGCATCGGCCGCCGGCATCGGCTATCCGCTCCTGTCCAAGCCGCTGTGGGACTCCACCAGCATGGGGATCAGGGCCCTGCCCGACGCGGCGGCCCTGGACGCCTATCTCGCCGACCCGCCCGAGGTGTCGGCGGTGATCGAGGAATGCGTCACCGGCGCGCTGTGCTCGGTGGACATCGTGGGCGAGCCCGGGGCGTACCAGGTGCTGCCGGTGTGCTGGACCGGGACGGCGGGCACCGAGCCCGTGTTCACCTTCGCCGATCTGCGCTGGTGCGGTCCCCGGCCCCGGGCCGACGCCGACTTCGCGCCGGTCGCGGCCGGGCTGACCGCGTTGTGCGAGGATCTCGAGGTCCGCGGATCCGTCAACGTCGACATGATCTACACCGGTTCGCGGTACGTGATCCTGGAGATCAACCCGCGTATCGGCGGCGCCACGACCCTGTCCTGCGCCGCCTCCGGCACCAACACCTTCACCGCGCTCGCCGACATGGCGCGCGGCGTGTACGCCCCGGCCCCTGTGCGCCGTACGGGATGGGCCGTCGAGTTCCTGTCCCCCGAGCGTCTGCCGGAGCCGGTGCGCTCGGAGCTGACGGCCCGGCTGAATCTCGTCACCGCCCATGAGTTGGTCATCGACGACACCAGTCACGGCGAGATCGTCGTGTTCACGCTCGCCGAGGGCGACGAGCGGCAGACCGTCAAGCAGTTGGAGGAGCTGCACCGGACCACGGGCTGGCCACGCCAGGAGATCCTGGACAAGACCCGGGCCCTGCTGACCCCATGACGCGGACCGCCCCGACCCGTTCTCCGAGACTGCGCCGTGCGCTGGGGCTCCCGGCCACCCGCGGCCATGGCCGGTTCGTCACCGGCAACCTCGTCGACTCCCTCGGCAACGGCATGCTCCTGCCGCTCGGCCTGCTGTACTTCACCACGCTGCGCGATCTGCCGCTCGCCGCGGTCGGAGCGGCGGTCACCGTGGGCCAGTTGGCCGCCCTGCCCGTCGTCTTCGCCGCGGGCCGCTTCATGGACCGGCACGGGCCGAGACGTCTGACCGTCGTCGCCAACGTCGTCAGCGCCGCCGGCTTCCTCTCCTTCCTCCTCGCCGACCGGCCCTGGCAGATCGCCGGCGCCTATCTGCTGGTGCAGTCCGGCGTCAACGCGTACTACACGGCGCAGCGCACGCTGATCCTGCACGCCGCGCCCGCCACGGAGACGCGCAGTTGGTTCGCCTTCACCGGCAGCCTGCGCAACATCGGCATCGGTGCCGGGGCACTGCTGGCGGCCGGCGCGCTCGCCCTGTTCGGCACGACGGCCCTGACGTGGCTCGTCGTCGCGGCGGCCCCGCTGTATCTGCTGGCGGCACTCTGCTTCGCACGCGTGCGGACGACGCCCCCGCCCGAGACGGCCGGCGAGAAACCGCCGGGCGAGGACCGCACGGCGCGCAAGGGGCCGGGCAGCGCGGACATGCGTCGCTACCTGCTCCTCGTCGGCTGCAACGTCCCCTTCGTACTGTCCCAGGCCATGCTGTCGGTGCTCATCGCCGTGTACGCCACCCAAACGCTCGGGCTGCCCGCCTGGTCCGCGAGCATCCTGCTGGTGGTGAACACCGCGATGGTCTCCACGCTCACCAGTCCGCTGACGGCGCACGTCGCCCCGAAGCAGGCCCGGCACACCCTGGCCGTGGGCCATGCCCTGCTGGTGTGCGCCATGCTGGCGTTCGCGGCCCCCGCGGTGCCTGAGGCGGACGTCCCCGCATGGCCCGCCCTGGCCCTCGCGATCGTCCTGTTCAGCCTGGCCGAGATCCTCTACTCGCCGGCCGTCAGCGAGCTGTCCGTCACGCTCACCCCGAACGCGGCGCGCGGCAGCAGGCAGAGCCTGTACCAACTCTCCTGGGCTTCGGGCAACATCGCCGCCCCCGCCCTGTTCACGGGCCTCCTCGACGCCCACGCCCTACTGCCCTGGGCCGTACAGGGCACGGCGTGCCTCATGGCCCTCGCCGCGATCCCGGCCCTGAAGTCCCCTGCCCCGCAGGGCGGAAGGAGGCACGGATGAAGGCGGAGATCGTGCGCAGCGTGCGCGCGGTTCCGGTGGCGGACTGGGACCGGCTGGCGCGGCACGCCAGTGTGTACCTCTCGCACCGCTGGCTCGCCGGCGAGGAGAGCGACCCGACGGCGACGGCGTCGTACGCGCTGGTCCGGGACGAAGCCGACACCCTGGTGGCGGCCGCGCCCCTGTACCTGGTGCACGACGAACCCAACGCCTACTACCGGCCCACGCACCTCGCGCCCGCGACGGCGAGGCCGCGGGTGCTCGCGGGCGCCCGGCGCGGCTACCACAACACGCCCCTGACCGACCCGCGCCTCCCCGACGACCTCGCCGCCCAGTGCCTGACCCTGCTCCGCGAGGCGGCACGCGACCACGCCGAGCGGCACGGGACGACGCACTGGTGGCCGTATCTGACCGAGTCCGCCACGCACATGCTCGCGCCGCTGTACGCCACGCCCCCGCATCGCATGGAGGACGACGCGACGATTCCGCTGCCCGGCGCCGGTTTCGACGACTATCTCGCCTCGCTGCCGTCCAAACGACGCGTGGCGATACGTCATGAGCGCGCCGCCTTCGCGGCGGCAGGGCTCGACATACGGCACCAACCCCTCATCGACTGCTACGAGGACGCGGGCCGGCTCCTCGCGGCGTTGCAGAGATCCCACGGTCACGCCGACGACGCGGCGGCGATGACGCACGTCCTCGAACGCCAGGCCGTCGCCATGGGTGAGCAGGCCCGAGTGGTCGCCGCCCACGCGGGTCCACGCATGACCGGCTTCTGCCTCTACTACCACCAGGGCGGGACCACTTGGCTGCGCGCCGTCGGCATCGACCCCGAACACCCCGCCCCGTTCGCGTACTTCGCCCTCACCTACTACGCGCCGATCGAGGACGCGTACCGCCGGGGCAGCACCGCGCTGCACGCGGGGATGAAGGCCGTCGAGGCCAAGCGGCGGCGCGGGGCGCGGATCAGTGGGCTTTACGCGCTGCATGACACGGAGACGGATACGCAGGCCGCCGCCAGCACACTCCATTGACATGCTCAAAACACAGGATTAGCATCCGGAAAGCTTGAGCGGAAAGCGCTTTCCACCGTCCGGCGGTCGCTGCCGGACACCCCCAGCAAAGCCCCGCCTCACTCGACCCGGGTCCCATTCGCTACGGCCACCCCCCCACAGGAGGACCCCGCAATGAGTCCACGACGAGCCGCGACGCCCGAATCGCACACGCCGTCCAGGCCCTGGCGCACCAAGGCGGTCGTGGCCGCGCTGGCCGCCGCCCTGCTGGCGAGCCCGGGCATCGCGCAGGCCACCCCGCAGGCCGCCCCGGCCCCGGCACCGCAGGGACGGGTGGCGGCCGCGGCCACCATCACCTGGACCCTCGAACGGGCCGCCAACCCCACCGAGGACCAGCGCACGGCGTACGACCTCATCACCAGGGCCATGAACGCGGCGGTGGCCCGCTACAACAACCTCAGCGACCTGGGCAAGGCCATCACCGTCCGCTACGACCCCGGCGTCCCCACCGCCGACGGCAACATCAACGGCACCATCCGCTTCGGCAACCGCGGTTACATGACCGAGCGCACCGCACTGCACGAGATCGCCCACACCATCGGCGTGGGGACCAGCTCGGGCTGGTCGCGGCTCGGCGGCGGCGGTACCTGGACAGGTTCTCAAGCGACGGCGCTGGTCCGGCAGTTCGACGGTTCGAGCGCCAAAATCTCCACCGGCGGCGGCCACTTCTGGCCATACGGCCTGAACTACGAGAACGAGTTCTCGAACACGGCGGCCGACCGCCACGTCCGGATCGTGGCCGCGATGGTGCGCGACGGTCTGTGATCCCCGTATCGGCCGCGCCCCGGGCCGATGTCACCGCCGGCCTCCGTGTGACGACCAGGACCCGAAGGCGAGGAGCACCTCTAGGGAGGGCATGGGTGGGGCGCAAGATGTGAGCAGGACGTTGGCCTCGCATCGAAGGAGCGGCCCATGCCCGACCTCGCGCACGGCCCCCGCATCGCCATCGTCGGAGGCGGCATCGGCGGCCTCGCCACCGGGGCCTTCCTGCGCCGCGCGGGCCTGACGGCGACCGTGTTCGAGCAGGCGTCGGCCTTCACGGAGGTCGGCGCCGGTCTGATCGTGGCCCCCAACGCCGTACGGCTGCTGCGTCGCCTCGGCGTGATGGAGGGGTTGCTGCGCCGGGCCGTGCCGCTGGAGTGGGCCTGGGAGTTCCGGCGCTGGGCGGACGGCGGCGTGCTGTCGGTGGAGAGGCTGAGCGGGGTGTGCGAGCGGCTCTACGGTGAGCGGACGTACACCGTGCACCGGGCCGATCTGCTCGACGCGGTCAGGTCGGCCGTGCCCGACGACTGGGTCCGGCTGGGCGCGCGGTGCACGTCGGTCGACACGGGCCCCGACGGCGCACTGCTCGGGTTCGCCGACGGCAGCCGTGTCGAGGCCGACGTCGTCATCGGCGCCGACGGTGTGCACTCCGTCGTCCGCGGCGCGGTGGCCGACCCCGCGCCGCCCGAGCACTCCGGCATCTGCGCCTTCCGCACCGTCGTGCCGGCCCACGCCGCGCCCGACTTCGCCCGGCGGCCCGCCCAGACCCTCTGGCTGGGGCCCGGCCGGCACTTCGTGCACTACCCGATCTCCGGCGGCGACGCCGTCAATGTCGTCGCCGTCGCGCCGGCCGGAGACCTCACCGACGAGTCGTGGAGCGCGAGGGCCACCGTCGAGGAGTTCTACGCCGAGTTCGCCGACTGGGACCGCCGGGTGACCGACCTCATCACGGCCGGCGACGACGCCCCGGGGCGCTGGGCGCTGCTGGAGCGGGCACCGCTGCGACGGTGGAGCCTGGGCGCAGTGACGCTGCTCGGTGACGCCGCGCATCCGATGTTCCCGTTCTTCGCCCAGGGAGCGGCCCAGTCCATCGAGGACGCCGCCGTGCTGGCCCGCTGCCTGGCCGCGTCCGTGGCGGACCCCGAGGAGGCGCTGCGGCGGTACGAGGCCGCCCGCATCGACCGCACCGCCCGCCTCCAGCGGGTCAGCCACGCCCGCCGGGACATCAACCACCTGCCCGACGGCCCCGAACAGCAGGCCCGTGACACGGCACTCGCCGCGTCCGATCCCCTGGTGGGCAGCGGCTGGATCTACGGCTACGACGCGGAGGAGGCGCTCACCTCGTGACCGGGGTGGCGTGAGCCGTCGCCGCTGACACCGGGGCCGACTCGCCCCGGCCGGCACGCCATGTCCTGACCGAGCTGCGCTGCGGCCCCCTCCGGACGACCGCAAGGGTGCAGTGATGAGTTTTCGCGCCCCCACCCGTCACACCTATGACGGGGCACGACGAGGCGGAAGGATGACGTGATGAGTGCGGACACGCGGCTGGAGGAGCTGGGCGTGAGCGGTCTGGGCGAGGTCGACGAGCCGGCGTTCTCGGGGCTGGCGGAGCGGCACCGGCGGGAGCTGCACGTGCACTGCTACCGGATGCTCGGGTCGTTCGAGGACGCCGAGGACACCGTGCAGGAGACGTTCCTCCGTGCCTGGCGGCGGCGGGAGACCTTCGAGGGGCGGTCGACGTTCCGGGCCTGGCTGTACGGGATCGCCACCAACGCCTGCCTGGACCTGCTCGCCAAGCGCCGCCCGGAGCCCGCGACCGGCGGCGAGGTGCTGTGGCTGCAGCCCTACCCGGACCGGCTGCTCGACGAGCTGCCCGCGGGCGACGCGGACGAGCCGGAGGCCGTCGCCGTCGCGCGGGAGACGATCGAGCTGGCGTACCTGGTCGCGGTCCAGCACCTCGCGCCGCGCCCACGGGCCGTGCTGATCCTGCGGGACGTCCTCGGCTGGCCGGCGAAGGACGTCGCGGAACTCCTCGGGGACTCCGTCAACTCCGTGAACAGCGCGCTGCAGCGAGCCCGCGCCGGCATGCGCGAGCACCTGCCCGCCGAGCGGCAGGACTGGACCGGCGGCGAACAGGACGCCGGGACGCGCGAGCTGGTGCGCCGCTACACCGACGCCAGCGTGGCCACGGACGTCGGCCGGCTCGCCGCCCTGCTGCGGGACGACGTCCGCTGCTCGATGCCGCCCACGCCGGGCCTGTACGTCGGGCGCGACGCGGTGGTGAACGACTGGGTCGAGAGCGGCTTCGAGGGCATGAAGGGCCTGCGCGCCGTCCCCACCTCGGTGAACCGGCAGCCCGCCGTCGCCTTCTACCTCTGGCGGGAGCGGGAGGGCGCGTACCTGCCGCTGACGATCGACGTCCTGCGTGTCAGCGGCGGGGCGATCACCGAGATCGTCACGTTCCACGACGACCGGTTCCCGCGGCTCGGTCTGCCGGAGCGCCTGCCGGCGGACGGCACGGAGTAGTCCCGAGGTGGACGCGCGCGCTGGGCGGTGGCGCGCGTGTCGCGGTGGTCGTGGCGGTCGCGGCGGAGTGGTGCGACGCGTTCGCCGTTGCCCCCGGAGCCAGGCCCCGTACGCCCGTTACCGAATGATGGAGGATCGACATGAGCAGGACGAATGGCACCGGGGTCGTCGCAGCCCCGGCATCGAGCCGGACCGACCAGACCCACCGGCTCCGGGGGCTCGCCGGCATCGGTTTCATCGCCACGCTCGCGGCGACGGTGGCCACCACCCTCGCCGCGGCTCTTGCCGGGGCCGCTGGCGTCGACTTCCAGGTCCCCGATGGTGGTGAGACGATCCCGTTGTCCGGGTTCGCCGTGGTGACCGGCTTCTCCTCGGCCGTGGGCGTCGTCATCGCCGTCGCTCTTCTTCGTTGGAGCGCTCGCCCCGCCGAGCGATTCGTGTGGGCGGCGGTGTCGCTGACCGCGGTCTCGTTGGTCCCGCCCCTCCTGGCCGGGGCGAACACCGCCACCACCGCCGCCCTCCTCGGGCTGCACCTCGTCCCTGCGACGGTGATGATCCCCACCCTGACGCGGAGCCTCCGCGCCCGGACCGATGGGCGCTGAGCGGTGCCCCTCTCTCGTAAGGCGAACCGCGATACTCAGGCGGCCCCGCTCCGGCGCCTGCGCATCCACCACGCGCCGCCGCCGAGCACCACGACGGCCGCACCGACGCCCAGGGGCACGGCCACCGGCATGCCGTCGTCGTCCTTCGAGTCGTCCGCCACCGGCTCCGCGGAGGACTCCTTGGCGGCGGGCTCGTCCGAGGCGGTGTTCGACGCAGATGCGGACGGGTCCTGGGTGGGAGTGGGGCTCACCGGCTCGGCGCCGGGTGCGGCCGCCTTCAGTTCCAGCCGGGGCGCGGGATGGCCGTGCCCGTGCCCGTCGCCCTCGGACTCCTCCTCCAGTTCGATCCAGCGGTCGATCTTGCCGTCGCTGTAGCTCTGGAGGGTCTTGAAGACCAGCTCCTTCGCGTCCGGCAACTGCCGTACGGTCACGACGTACTCGGCGTCCGCCCCCACCGCGAGCTTCGGCCCGGACACCGTGTAGCCCCGGCCGGTGGGGGCGAACTTCCACCCCTTGGGCCCTTCGTCATAGGTGACGTCCTGCGGGCTGATGCCCTCGGGCAGGATCACCTCCAGCTTGCTGATTCCGGCCGTTGCCGACTCGGACGCCGCGGAGAAGGTCAGCGCGACGTTCTGGTCGAGGGCCCGGGCGCCCGCGGCCTCCACCTCGGCGTGCGCCGCCGCCGGTCCCGCGACGGCGACGGTCACGGCGAGGGCGACCGAGGTGAGAACGCCGGTACGGCGCAGACTGCGGATCAGAGTGGAGCGGGACACGTACGACTCCCTTGTACCGATGACGGGCTCGCTGGCCGACCGCCGGACGGCGGTCTCTTCACAGAAGTCGGATGGGGAGCCGGGTGAGTTCCCGTGCTCGCCCGGAAAAAATGTGGCGTCGTTGTTGTTCGCCAGCCAACGCCATGAGGCCCGTCCGCGGTGTGCGGACGGGCCTCGTGATCGAGCGCCGGGCAGGCCTTGCACCTGCATCTCCCCGCAGGAAGCGGGACGTCTTTCCTTGGACCACCAACGCGACACCAGTCACCCGGAGTTGCGGCGACCAGCTCGTGGTCCACCTTAGCGCATCCGATCCCCCAACGCTCACA
It encodes:
- a CDS encoding peptidogalycan biosysnthesis protein, which codes for MKAEIVRSVRAVPVADWDRLARHASVYLSHRWLAGEESDPTATASYALVRDEADTLVAAAPLYLVHDEPNAYYRPTHLAPATARPRVLAGARRGYHNTPLTDPRLPDDLAAQCLTLLREAARDHAERHGTTHWWPYLTESATHMLAPLYATPPHRMEDDATIPLPGAGFDDYLASLPSKRRVAIRHERAAFAAAGLDIRHQPLIDCYEDAGRLLAALQRSHGHADDAAAMTHVLERQAVAMGEQARVVAAHAGPRMTGFCLYYHQGGTTWLRAVGIDPEHPAPFAYFALTYYAPIEDAYRRGSTALHAGMKAVEAKRRRGARISGLYALHDTETDTQAAASTLH
- a CDS encoding MFS transporter, whose product is MTRTAPTRSPRLRRALGLPATRGHGRFVTGNLVDSLGNGMLLPLGLLYFTTLRDLPLAAVGAAVTVGQLAALPVVFAAGRFMDRHGPRRLTVVANVVSAAGFLSFLLADRPWQIAGAYLLVQSGVNAYYTAQRTLILHAAPATETRSWFAFTGSLRNIGIGAGALLAAGALALFGTTALTWLVVAAAPLYLLAALCFARVRTTPPPETAGEKPPGEDRTARKGPGSADMRRYLLLVGCNVPFVLSQAMLSVLIAVYATQTLGLPAWSASILLVVNTAMVSTLTSPLTAHVAPKQARHTLAVGHALLVCAMLAFAAPAVPEADVPAWPALALAIVLFSLAEILYSPAVSELSVTLTPNAARGSRQSLYQLSWASGNIAAPALFTGLLDAHALLPWAVQGTACLMALAAIPALKSPAPQGGRRHG
- a CDS encoding FAD-dependent monooxygenase: MPDLAHGPRIAIVGGGIGGLATGAFLRRAGLTATVFEQASAFTEVGAGLIVAPNAVRLLRRLGVMEGLLRRAVPLEWAWEFRRWADGGVLSVERLSGVCERLYGERTYTVHRADLLDAVRSAVPDDWVRLGARCTSVDTGPDGALLGFADGSRVEADVVIGADGVHSVVRGAVADPAPPEHSGICAFRTVVPAHAAPDFARRPAQTLWLGPGRHFVHYPISGGDAVNVVAVAPAGDLTDESWSARATVEEFYAEFADWDRRVTDLITAGDDAPGRWALLERAPLRRWSLGAVTLLGDAAHPMFPFFAQGAAQSIEDAAVLARCLAASVADPEEALRRYEAARIDRTARLQRVSHARRDINHLPDGPEQQARDTALAASDPLVGSGWIYGYDAEEALTS
- a CDS encoding ATP-grasp domain-containing protein, with translation MPSPVRRIAFLRSVEIRRADPYIQRCVRELSRLGVESRLFHTHGTADDGDFPGARRRLDAAVTPAELAQEVADWGADAAVSISLPCENALRDATVKEFLEARGIPTVMTPLASTLALTDKWETKRLLARAGLDTPRGFKADSDLLAGRGVAVPAYADALRASAAGIGYPLLSKPLWDSTSMGIRALPDAAALDAYLADPPEVSAVIEECVTGALCSVDIVGEPGAYQVLPVCWTGTAGTEPVFTFADLRWCGPRPRADADFAPVAAGLTALCEDLEVRGSVNVDMIYTGSRYVILEINPRIGGATTLSCAASGTNTFTALADMARGVYAPAPVRRTGWAVEFLSPERLPEPVRSELTARLNLVTAHELVIDDTSHGEIVVFTLAEGDERQTVKQLEELHRTTGWPRQEILDKTRALLTP
- a CDS encoding DUF6069 family protein, which codes for MSRTNGTGVVAAPASSRTDQTHRLRGLAGIGFIATLAATVATTLAAALAGAAGVDFQVPDGGETIPLSGFAVVTGFSSAVGVVIAVALLRWSARPAERFVWAAVSLTAVSLVPPLLAGANTATTAALLGLHLVPATVMIPTLTRSLRARTDGR
- a CDS encoding RNA polymerase subunit sigma-70 encodes the protein MSADTRLEELGVSGLGEVDEPAFSGLAERHRRELHVHCYRMLGSFEDAEDTVQETFLRAWRRRETFEGRSTFRAWLYGIATNACLDLLAKRRPEPATGGEVLWLQPYPDRLLDELPAGDADEPEAVAVARETIELAYLVAVQHLAPRPRAVLILRDVLGWPAKDVAELLGDSVNSVNSALQRARAGMREHLPAERQDWTGGEQDAGTRELVRRYTDASVATDVGRLAALLRDDVRCSMPPTPGLYVGRDAVVNDWVESGFEGMKGLRAVPTSVNRQPAVAFYLWREREGAYLPLTIDVLRVSGGAITEIVTFHDDRFPRLGLPERLPADGTE
- a CDS encoding DUF1775 domain-containing protein, whose protein sequence is MSRSTLIRSLRRTGVLTSVALAVTVAVAGPAAAHAEVEAAGARALDQNVALTFSAASESATAGISKLEVILPEGISPQDVTYDEGPKGWKFAPTGRGYTVSGPKLAVGADAEYVVTVRQLPDAKELVFKTLQSYSDGKIDRWIELEEESEGDGHGHGHPAPRLELKAAAPGAEPVSPTPTQDPSASASNTASDEPAAKESSAEPVADDSKDDDGMPVAVPLGVGAAVVVLGGGAWWMRRRRSGAA